In Dama dama isolate Ldn47 chromosome 10, ASM3311817v1, whole genome shotgun sequence, the sequence TTATAACTTACAATTGAGAATCCAGAAGccataaaagaaaagattgatgagagagagagagacaggagagagagagagagagagagccagctAAGCAAAGGGcagaagacagaaaggaaaagattatTTTTGGAACCATAAAGGGCAGCCAGGAGAGTTAGTGGGGCCCTAAAGGACCTTTCACAGGACATAAAGGATAATAAGGAAAATCTTGTTATGAGCTGAAGAAAGGGGACACTTGAAGAAGGAATTTTGGTTAACAGTGTCATCTTCAGTAACAAGAAAAATAGGAACTATACTTAATGGACTCAATGATATATTTAAGGAGATTTTCAGGTAGAAGATTGAAAGTGCCAGCTGTCAGCTTCTGGCTGGTTAAAGTAAAATGTGAGAGGAAAAGGTAAACTAAATAAAGAACTGTTACATATAAAGGAAGcagacatgaaaatatgctcaacatctttaatcatcagggaaatgcaaatcgaaaccacagtGCGCTGtctcctcacacctgtcagaatggctgtcatcatcaaaaagaacagaaataacaaattttggcgaggatgtagagaaaagagaaccctcataCGCTATTCGTAgcaatgtaaattggtgaagccactatggtaaacagtatggaggtttctcaaaaaactaagagtAGAACTATcacatgacccagcagttctactcctgggtatataccccaccccaccccccaaaaaaaataaaacactaattCAGAAAGAAACATAAACCCCAGTGTTCAAAGagacattatttacaattgccaggacatggaagcaacctccaTGTCCATGAAGAGATGAAAGGATAAGGATGTGGTGTATGTATACAATGAAATTActcctcagtcataaaaaaaagaatgaaattttgctatttgcagcaatatggatgaactCGGAGGGCCTTATGCTAAGTGATATAAGTCagagaaaacaaatactgtatgatatcacttttatgtgaaatctgaaaaatacaacaaactagtgaataaaacagaaaagaagctgACTTGTAGATATAGAGAGAAAACTAGTGAgaaccagtggggagagagaatgGGGGAGGAGCAATACAAGaaataggggattaagaggttcaaactattatgtataaaataagctacaagaatctacaacacagggaatataaccaatattttataataactataaatggagtataacctttaaaattcatgaatcactatattgtacacctgtaacttacacaatattgtacatcaacagtatttcaattttttaaaatgtcaaaaaaaataaatataaaggagCTAGAAATTACTgagtttgaaaataaaactttcttatTCACACCTCTCAACATGTGCCCAGCTCAGCTACATTATAGAATTGCTCTAAATTGCTGTTTACTTAAATGGGAGTGGCTATGGCAGTTATTTCTATGAGTTTCCCACCACTTTGAGTTTGTGAAGGATAGAGGGTGGGGCCAAATACCTATTTCTTCagctcacagaaagaaaaatagaaagcttTCAAGGAACCATACCTGAGGAACTATGCTCCAAGAGCCTCATCTGCCTGTGGACCTGGCATAGATGATAAGATCCCAGACTTCAAATTGATGCCATAATGGGATGAAACGTAGGGGTCTTGGGGAAGATGAGTGAAATTTGCATGAGGAAGGGATGTGAATATTTACCTTCAGAGGGTAAACAGTAGCAGGTTGTATTTTCTGAAAATGGCAcaatttctcccattccatatgcTCCTCTTATACTGATTTAACTACTCTGTCAGGAGAGGTATGATTATGTTCCTTCCCCTTGGATCTGGCTTGTGACTGTGGTGGAACTGAAGCCACGTGACTCTTGAGGCTGGATGAAGAAAGGTGGTTCTCTTGGGAATTTTGCATTTGGCATCCAGCGACCATGCCATGAGGAAGCTCGGGCAGCGTGTGGACAGGCTTGTATGGAGAGGACTGAAGACACCTGGCCAAGTTCCCAGCTTTCAGCCAGCACTGACTTGCCAGCCACATGAATGAGCCTCTTAAAAGTGAATCCTACAGCCCCAAGTTGAGCCTCCCAGCTGAAACAAAATGGAACAAAGATGAGCTACTCCTGCTGAATTCTGCCCATGTTCCAGATTCTGTGAATAAAATAGATGATTGTTGTATTGAGACACTAAATTTGGAGGTGGTTTGTTATACAGCAGTTGATACCACCCCTACAGAGGTGAGCTTTACAATGTGTATCAAAATTGCAGATTCATATACTCTTTTGCCAGACACCTCCTGGGAAATGGATTCTAGAGATAGACTTATATGCAATAGCGAAATAATATACATTCAAGATAATTCATTGCAGCACAATTTATAGTAACAAGAGAGTAGAAAATAGCTAAAATGCCTGTTAGTAGACTAGTTACATAAATTGTGGGACATTCACACAATACCacacagctataaaaaaaaaaggaggaggaaaaaatctATGAACTGATGTGGAGGGATTTTCAGTATAAACTGGtcagtgaaaaaaatcagaagcaaaaGACTTCTGCTACTTTGtgtgagaaagaagaggaaacaaaaatatataaatgcatcAAATACTTGTTTGAGGGAAAAGAGACATTGGAAGGATAAacttgcatctattgagattggCTACTTGTAGGACTTAGATGGAAACGGGGTGAAAAGAGGGAATGGAGGTGGGCAGTATACGAGGgcttaaaattgaaaataaacagaaataagtgAGCCAAACTGTATTTCAAATTACTGATATAACCACGCTGAAAAGGAGTTAACTTTTGAAACTAAATCATTACTTGTACTCTATGTCCTCaggctaaaaacaaaaacagttctcAATACTGGACTCTCATTTGTAGGCTTGTTCTGTGCAGAGGtatgttccctggtagctcagctggtgaagaatctcccagcaatgcaggagacgccagtttgattcctgggtcaggaagatctcctggaaaagggataggctaccactccagtattcttgggcttccctggtggctcagactgtgaagaatctgcctgcaatgctggagaccaggTGTCTCATGGTCAGAGAAGGGAATTACAGATATGAGAAGAGAGGATAGAATGAACCCTGCTATGTTGGATTAGATTTAGAGATATCAATATGGACccatggtggttttttttttttttaaccagtcacTCTCTTGACCTATGGGTTTTAATAAATATCAGTAAATACAGGGTTGGATATGGAGTTGTGTGTGTATACGTACATCATTGTATATGTTCCCCTCTTTCCTAGATACGACCCCTGAGAGGGCCTAGAAGAAATGGTACTCCAGTAGCACTGGATGCAGCTAGTACCCAGATCTTGGGGTCTTAGTGCCATTTTTCATTAAAAGGAACCAGGCATAGCACTTAAGGATTTGACCAGCAGGGCAGAACATGGCAGACTGCCTCCCTGTATCAGCTGGGGAAGCAGAGCAGCTCAGTATTTAACCACTAGAAGGAATCAGGGATCCTTTGTCTACTGCACCACCTTTGACTCTTCCCCTAAGGGCCCctgtaaaggggaaaaaaaaaaaaaaaggtttctggCTGAGCAGGGATATACTTGATGTTTCAGGAATCACTGACATTCCAGGACGTGGCTGTGGACTTCACCAGAGAAGAGTGGGACCAGCTGTACCCTGCTCAGAAGAACCTCTACCGAGATGTGATGCTGGAAAACTACAGGAATCTGGTTGCACTGGGTAAGGAGGGCATCTCTgtgagtcatgtccgattctttgggaccccatggacttcggcacgccaggctcctctgtcctttactatcttccagagttttctcaaattcatgtccattgagtcggtgatgctacctaaacatctcatcctctgttgcctgcttctccctttcttttcagtctttcccaacatcagggtcttttccagtgaatcagctcttctcatcaggtgcccatagtattggagcttcagcttcagcagtagcagtccttccaatgaatattctgggttgatttcctttaggattgactggtttgaactccttgcagtccaagagattctcaagagtcttcttcagcaccacagttagaaagcatgaGGCCAGAATGGAAGAAAGCCAATCAGTTGTGGACACAAGAGACCTCTGTTTCCTGCTTTCTCCTCTGGTGAAATGTGTTGACTTTGAGATGGATAGCTTTATTTTGCTGCCTTGGAAGCCTCCCCTTTCCAAATCCAAATACCCTAAAGATAAAAAAGTTTGGAAAAGAGTTCTGAGATTTTTGTTCCCTGTGTAAAATTCTAAGATACACATTTTCCTCTTGAACAGGGCATCAACTGTATAAGCCAGAGGTGATCACTCAGTTGGAGCAGGAGGAGCGGTGGATGATGGGAAGAGTCAGCCCACCAGACACTCATCCAGGTGAGAAGAGAGCATTTGAGTATTTGTGACTCAGTGAAGGAAAATAGGCACTTTTGAAATACTTAATGGAGTGTGCTCTGAACATCTTAAATCCCTCTGGGATTTAAAGGATATCAAGGCATTtttaatgggtttggtccctgggttgggactatcctctggagagggaaatggaaacccactctagtattcttgtttgggaaatctcatggacagaggagcctggcaggctacagtccatggggtccaaaagagttggacacgacttagcgactaaacagaaGCCACAGCAGaggccttttaaaaatttcagttcatatttgacatttttctaaagtagaaatgactattttttttctgattaaacagataaaatatatatatatatatatatatacttacaattttaaaaatttgcacaacacaaaaattattttgaaagttcTAGTTTGTTCATAAATACCTTGATATTGCAAATCTCCACAAAGCACTTTCTTAACTATTTTTTTGTTCATACATCCTTTCAGGattctttaaatctttttttttttaatataaattcatttattttacttggaggctaattactttacaatactgtagtggttttgccatacattgacatgaatccgccacgggtgtacatgtgttccccatcctgaacccccctcccacctccctccccatcccatccccctgggtcatcccagtgcaccagcgcagagcaccctgtctcatgcatcgaacctggactggtgattcatttcatatacgataatatacatgtttcaatgccattctcccaaatcatcccaccctcgccctctcccacagagtccgaaagactgttctatacatctgtgtctcttttgctgtctcacatatagggttattgttaccatctttctaaattccatatatatgcgttagtatactctattggtgtttttctttctggcttacttcactctgtataataggctccagtttcatccacctcattagaactgattcaaatgaattctttttaattggctaagtaatattccattgtgtacatgtaccacagctttcttatccattcgtctgctgatggacatctaggttgcttccatgtcctggctattaaatctttttcttttccataccAAAACCCCTCTACCATTTTTAcctgtttttcattattttttttctttttattatcaaaCATGTTAAACTTGTCTAAAACCCACAGCCTTGGTTCTCAGTCTTATTCACCTTTGTGATAGGATCCCTGTCATACCTATGTtactacaatttttttcttggagaTTACCACTGACTTCCTTCCAGTgaagtccagtggctaaaacaaaCCACCATTATCATGTTTTATGATCAGGTTGCATTTGACTGTGTTGACTTGACCCTTGAAATTGTCTCGCACCTTGGCTTTCACACCATTCTTGCCTCCTGTAGCCTCTCTCCTGTCTCCCTAcctgttcttttctttaattaatttatttttaattcaagggtaattgctttacaacattgtgttggtttctgccatacatcaacatgaatctatCATAGGTATCCTACCTGCTCTTTTGAATACCTTCTCGCTCCTTATTCTCCTAAAGGCACATATTTCTTATGGACTTGGTGTTCATTCTGCAGTACTGTGCTTTTAAGTAGCTTCTCTatgtcattttttcatttatatatctCTAGCCTCAGTATTTCATCATACATTCTCTTCCCAGAGTTTagattatatttttgtttatgactGTCATACTGTCATTTTAATCAAGTATTTCAAACCCGGGACCTATTGACTCTCTACTCCTTTAAACCATCCCACTAAATATGAGACttcttgaccaaaaaaaaaaaaaaaaaacccaaaaccccaAAATCTTAGCTCCTTTTTGTGGGCATACCACCTATAGTGCTCTGCCTGGTTATATTAGGAAACAGTGAACTAATGGGTATGTGCCAGATACCGAGTCATTAAGCCAGGTTAATGTACTCCATCTTAATTCTTTGCTCAGACACCTTGTTTCATCATTTGGGCTTGGTTTTCTGTCATTCAAACTTGAGCTTTCTGAAGCTGACTCTGACTCACTTGTCTTTCTTGCTTTTAGTGCTCTCTGTTATCTTAGGTAGGAAAACTTACTCCTTTTTCAGCCTCATTGGACCTAAATTTTTAGCCTGACAGGTGCTGCACTGCAGTGCTCTAAACCCTGTTTAGAGGCTGATAATTAAAAAAGTTTGTCAAGAACCCCTAGCACTTTTCCTGACAATGATGAGTAACATTATTTCCACAAACCTTCCTATCCTGGAACCTGGAGAATAGGaaactaaaaaaggaaaatgaaaaactcCCTTTTCAGGCAAATTGCCAGTGTAGGTGCCCATGCAGAAACCTGAGCTGTTCTTTCCCACAGGTACATATGCTGCCATGTGAAGGAGCCATACTGTCTCCCATTATGTCCCTACCCAAAGACTCTCAACTAGAGAAAATAATTACTACACTCAAGGAAATTTCCAggtaattccctggcagttcagtggttatgactcagtgctttcactgacagggcccaggttcagtccctggtttggaatttaagatcctgcaagctgtgcagcatggccagaatagaaaagaaatttCTAGACTTCATTATCAGCTGTACCTAAGTGGTCAAGGCTTTTGGTCCACAGATGAGGTTGAATAAGTGGTTTCTTTGTATCCTCCTTGTCAGGGCAGGCAGCCTAGCAGTGTCCTCCAAGGAGACtgcttgcatttttgcattttccTGTGAGACACAATCAATTGTTTCTCTTACAAGGATGTGGTAAAATGTTTCTGTTGATGGAGGAACTGAGATAGAATGATCTGGTTTGTGCAGCCTCATTCTGGTGTGCCCTCTGGGGTATTGCTTGTCTTTGACTTTAGCTGATGTCTGTTTAATATCTAGAAATTATCTTCCTAGCTAAGGCGAGACATGGAAAATGTCTGATGGATCTAGCAATGAAAAGGTTAGGAATGATATTAATGAGAGAAGTGACAGGGGAATAATTAGCAAAACAGTCAAGTTTGTATGTTGCTGAGTTAACaggaggtttaaaaaaagaaaagagctagTAATTGGACTTCCCTatcagtctagtggttaagactccatacttccactctagggggtgtgggtttgatcctttgtcagggaactaaggtcccacatgctgctggtACAGCCAAGAACTAAAAAACAGTGCAGCTAGTACATATATGGTACTTCTTACAAGAAACTCAAATGAGAAGGTGAAGCAAAAAAAGAGGGTGACTGCTAaactagaaagaaagtgaaagtggctcaattgtatccagctctttgtgaccccatagactatacagtccatgaaattctccaagcctgaatactggagtgggtagccattcccttctccaggggatcttcccaacccagggattgaacccaggtctcccacattgcaggcagattatttaccagatGAACCATGTAGCTAGACCAGAAGGCAGTGTCAAAACAGGATTATTCTAAGCAGgaatgattccagcttgtttaaAGTGCTGAATGGAAGGGGTCAGGGAGAGTATaagtagaaaatagaaaaaatgggGCTAggttctaaaagagatgggagtagGATTAACAACAAGGAGATTAGGGTAGCCTCCACTTGCTGcatgggctacagtttgtggggtcgaAAGGAGTTGgccacaactcagcaactaatacaaaacttgccacaactagaaaaagcccacatgcagcaatgaagacccagcacagctgaaaattAAGTAttagttttatcattttaaacaaaagatTAAGATAGGAAGAAATACTTTTGAAATAAACAGATACTGGGCACTACAATAGAATAATCCACAGGTGAGATTGAGAAGGTCCTGGACTTGGCCCTGTGTTCTCTAAGCACAGTCTTTTCTGTCTTCCACCTCTGAGCACAGACTTGCTTCTGATATTTCTTATTCTCCTTTCCGTTTTCTCCCAATTTTGTATATTCCTGATTGATCTCTTCTTTTTATGATTAcccctcatattttaaaatttctccctgCTCACTGCTTCTTTGTCATCCTCTTATAGCCTTTCCCCTTTGTTGCATGGCTTTATTTCAAAACTTTCAATGCCCCATTTTCACTGTCTGCACTTCTGTCAATTTCGTTTGGTGATTTACTATGCAGCAATTTCTTTTTCAAacagagaatactgaagtgtttatATGTTCTGAATTTCTTTTAGATGGGGAGAATAGACCAGAAGTTAAAAAATCAAACCATAATATTTCTGATGAAAATCAAACCCATGACATGATAATGGAGAGACTAACAGGAGACAGTTTCTGGTACTCCATCTTAGGTGGACTCTGGGATTTTGATTACCAGTTAGAATTCAACCAAGAAAACCAGCAGAGATACTTAGGACAAGTATCTTTTACCCACAGAAAGATCACACAAGAGAGAGGCCTTGAATGTAGTAGATTTAGGGAAAACTATAATCTGAACTCAAACCTTCTTATGCAACAGAGAATTCCTTCAATGAAAATACCCCTTAATTCTGACACACAAGGAAATAGCATCAAACATAATTCAGACCTGATTTACTATCAGGGAAACTACGTAAGAGAGAATCCTTATGAATATAATGAGTGTGGAAAAATCTTCAATCAACATCTTCTTCTTACCAGTCATATACATGCTGAAGGGAAACACAGTGAATGCAGGAAGGCCTTCAGCCAGAACTCATCTCTTACTCAACCTCAGATGATCCTcacaggagagaaaccctataAGTGTGATGAATGTGGGAAAAGATTCAGCCAGAGAATACACCTTATtcaacatcagagaattcacacagGAGAAAAACCTTTTATATGCAacgaatgtgggaaagccttccgTCAACATTCATCCTTTACTCAGCATctgagaattcatactggagagaaaccctataaaTGTAATCAGTGTGGTAAAGCCTTTAGCCGGATCACATCCCTTACTGAACATCATAGActtcacactggagaaaaaccttATGAATGTAGTTtttgtgggaaagccttcagccAGAGGACACATCTTAATCAGCATGAGCGaactcacacaggagagaaaccctataaatgtaatgaatgtgAAAAAGCCTTCAGTCAGAGTGCACACCTTAATCAACATAGGAAAATCCACACTCGGGAGAAATTGTGTGAATATAATAAATGTGAGAAAACCTTAAGCCACAGTCCTTCCCTTACTCCACAGCACATATCTCAGAATTTTTAGCTTTGTCCTAATGAGGGTGTTGGGGGTGGTAAGGGAAatgtatgaatatataaatataggaaaatttgggtcagaccttttcatcctgttcaatATCAGATTATTCATAGTAGGGAGAAAGcttataaataaacttttaatgcATAGAAGCCAAATAAATTTAGACCTTAAATTTAGCATATTATATTCCCAGGAGAAGTTATACAtagtgaaaataatttattttataaacaagaTTATATTAGTAGTCATGTTCCAAACTTTTTTTAATGACCAGAAATCCTGTAGGCAATGACCTATCATTATTCCCTTGTGATTTTTATAGCAtacagtttttaaattatataaatattaattaattaaggcTATTGTGTAGTATAACCAGTCACATAAACTTGAAATAAAGAGAAAGCAATATTTCTCAAACTTAAGTCATTTGTGTGTATCCTTTACCAATTTTATCATACTTAatgtttacttaatatttttctttaataagacTCGGGATTTTTAGCCTTGTCCTAGGAAATATTTATGGAGATTGTGAGTTTTATATGCTAATTATATTCtaatttccataaaaataaatatataattttgaagTTGAAAATATTCATTGGTGTATCATCTAAGTCTTCTGTACCATCATTTGAGAAGCCATGTGATAGGATATGGCAATAGTAATATTTTTTAGGAATCCTTGCATTATTTTCATCAAACAGGTCCTGGGATCTCTAAGATGAGTCTTAGAGGAGACTGAGGATCATATTGATGAACTTTGAAAAGTGATTCAGAGAAATCTACTTTTCTATCCTGTTCTAGTTTTAAATTTCCCTATGGCAAACAGATTTTTGAATCAAAATTGTTATTTCTGTTACATTTGCAGGTTTGAATAGAGAGgaggttttattttatactgaCAGGGACTTTATAAGAATCCCTTCACCTCCCTGCATCACTGTGGAAGTCAGAAGTAGGGGCTGTACCAGAGGGTGAGCAGTGGTGCCACATTGAGGCAAAGAACCAGGAAACAGCCTTATTGGTTTATGTGAACAACTAGGGAAGTgtagggccttcccaggtggctcagtgggaaagaatctgcctgccaatgcaggagctgtgcattcaacccctgggttgggaagatcccctggagaacggaatggctacctactccagtgttcttgcctggagaattccatggagagaggagcctggtgggctacagtccatagggttgcaaagagtcggagctgattgagcacacatgcaagtGTTACTAGTTTGCTTAATAATTCactttatttattgaagtatatttatgTACCACCTTTTCCCAAAAGGAACTTAAGGTGGTTAAATTTTATAATCATTGCCTTGTTTGACAGAAATCACAGTTTGATGTTACAAAGCATTGTAAATATAAACCGTCATAAACCATGAATAGCTACATCTAGGGAGCTgcttgtttctgggctttctgtttttctcttggcCTTCTCAGTCTTGGCTGAAGAAGCCATGAGACCAAGTTGCAACCCAGtccccttgctttttttttttttccttccccagtcCCCTTGCTTTCTCACCTTTCTTCTAACATATCTCCTAGCTCAAGACTTCCCCATTTCTTTATTCCTGTGAAGGACTAGATATCATAGGCCTTATGCCAAAGCtggaatgatttaaatttttaataaaaaattaagacacTAAAAACCAAGAAAgtaatgaaattatttcatttcatcatgGAAGTTAAACTTTTCAAGTATATTTTTGTCCCATACATCAGTGGATGAAATAGTTAATAAAACCCTGAGATACTGGAGTGAGGGAGGATTTCTAGTAATATGTTTAAATACCTGTGTAATGGAGATCAAATTTCAAGACAGATAAGTTCTGAAAGTGTCTCTTCACCAAAGGGAGTGACTTGCAAGATTTATTTGCCCTAAAGAGGCAGAGTGTACAGCTCTCAGGTTTCAGGAAGAGAGAGTGAGGCAAGATAAAGTCTCAGACAGCAGAGGTATAGGTTAAAGGAAGTAATGATTAATTACAGTTGGTGAAGCCTTTGATCAAAGTAtgcaaccaagaaaaaaaatctgaatccaCAAAGAGTGCTAAAGGCTTCAACAGAAGGCAATGTATCTCACACAGGGGAAGAAGGAGAGCAGTACAGGATTTTCAGAAGAAGATAAGCAGAATTTGGACAATTTCAGAAAAGAGGAGTCTGAACTGAAGGAGACCAGTTGGCCATGGATTTTTACCAATTCTTCATAATATTAGAATCTATTATCTATGCTTAGGGTCATAAATGATTATGCTATGTTAACTGTATAGTGAACTATGTCATTCTGGTGTGAATTCATTCTCATGTCCTTTGTTATCTTCAACATGTTCTAATTTAAGTGAAtcctaaatatatttattacatcAAAATTCTAGGGAGTCATAGGAGTGGTTTACTCATTCAGAAACCTAACATAATGACTTACCTCTGTCTAGGAGGGCAAGATATTACCcttttacatatattcattcatttgttccatCCAACCAGGtgatgttgccttttttttttaatgaaaagagatACTTAAGCTTAGATATGATGATAAGTGATAATTATTCAGAGTTTCTCAGACTGGAATGTCACTAGAACGTGGATCGTCTTACTCCTAGTCCAGTGAATaaaaacagtgcctggaacactgTTTTATAGCACTCTGAAAACATTTGATAAAtgtattaaatttaataaaatgagaGATTGCTGCTCAATACCAAAATTCATATGATTCTCTTTCTCAGAATCTCAGAGTGAAAAGGATTATCATGTTGATAGATTCTCTTATATCCAAAGGGCTTATGGGCTGagagaaaaatattcatttggattttgattacttttcaatttattaatttaaGAAACCAAATGACATTCCTTAAGTAGCCAACATTCCTCTAATTATTCATAGATGtgcaaataataaatacttaagAATTTCTAAAATGAGATATCCTTACTCTTGTAAACCCTGATCAGATTTAAACACATCTAAACATTTCATTAAAGTTGCAGACCTAAGATTTCAAATGTTATTTAAGTGCCTTAAACACATTAAGAAACAGGTAAGAGGTACCCAGAATATCAAAATAATTATAACGAAACTAGTTATAAAAATGTCagacttccctgacagttcagtggttaagactccaagctcccaatgcagggaacccaggttccatccctggtcaggaaactagatcccatatgccacaactaaagagttcacatcccacagctaagacccagcaatgctaaataatatttttaaaaatcataaagatttttaaaaagggaaacaaCCTGAGGAGTATCTgatgaatggaaaaggaaaaatcatatatatatatatacacaaaatactatatatatattttttacattatagatgtatgtgtgtatatatgtaaatacaaattCCTTCTCTTTATATATACAAAatgaggcttccctagtggttcagtggtaaag encodes:
- the ZNF713 gene encoding zinc finger protein 713 isoform X1, with product MRIAEPEPARRGRHCWEAFVRAWLAPAAGPAPGAPSLGVIGSGIRALITFSRLGPDGRRRRLRRQGAEPPAAPFVQAGMPSQDAIFSQEGNTEKEMNVGSQTVMSQESLTFQDVAVDFTREEWDQLYPAQKNLYRDVMLENYRNLVALGHQLYKPEVITQLEQEERWMMGRVSPPDTHPDGENRPEVKKSNHNISDENQTHDMIMERLTGDSFWYSILGGLWDFDYQLEFNQENQQRYLGQVSFTHRKITQERGLECSRFRENYNLNSNLLMQQRIPSMKIPLNSDTQGNSIKHNSDLIYYQGNYVRENPYEYNECGKIFNQHLLLTSHIHAEGKHSECRKAFSQNSSLTQPQMILTGEKPYKCDECGKRFSQRIHLIQHQRIHTGEKPFICNECGKAFRQHSSFTQHLRIHTGEKPYKCNQCGKAFSRITSLTEHHRLHTGEKPYECSFCGKAFSQRTHLNQHERTHTGEKPYKCNECEKAFSQSAHLNQHRKIHTREKLCEYNKCEKTLSHSPSLTPQHISQNF
- the ZNF713 gene encoding zinc finger protein 713 isoform X2, with the protein product MPSQDAIFSQEGNTEKEMNVGSQTVMSQESLTFQDVAVDFTREEWDQLYPAQKNLYRDVMLENYRNLVALGHQLYKPEVITQLEQEERWMMGRVSPPDTHPDGENRPEVKKSNHNISDENQTHDMIMERLTGDSFWYSILGGLWDFDYQLEFNQENQQRYLGQVSFTHRKITQERGLECSRFRENYNLNSNLLMQQRIPSMKIPLNSDTQGNSIKHNSDLIYYQGNYVRENPYEYNECGKIFNQHLLLTSHIHAEGKHSECRKAFSQNSSLTQPQMILTGEKPYKCDECGKRFSQRIHLIQHQRIHTGEKPFICNECGKAFRQHSSFTQHLRIHTGEKPYKCNQCGKAFSRITSLTEHHRLHTGEKPYECSFCGKAFSQRTHLNQHERTHTGEKPYKCNECEKAFSQSAHLNQHRKIHTREKLCEYNKCEKTLSHSPSLTPQHISQNF